ATTCCTCACGGGACTCGCCGACAACACGGCATATACATCATGCGCCTCTATTTCCCTTAATAAATTGTATCCATCCGGACACAAAGTGTCTAATGAACGAATAGTGATCACTGGCTGTTTTCCAATGATGGGAATAGTATAGGGCTGACTATATAAATTGCCcttaaaatttatcaaaacaAAGTCTGCTAGACTGCGTGGCATGCAACACAATTATGGTCACGTGTAATTAGTGCTTCATGTATAACGCGACAAAAACAACTTTTGAGCTGATTATGTCTGAGCAGAAGGATTCGTGCCCTTTGCTATCTTTGATTAATTATAGATATTCTTcctaaagaaatatataaactattttcattaaaaaacaCCCTTATTTTTTTACCAGCTTTCATAAATTGATAGTTACAGTTATTCTAAGGCAATAATATTTCTTGAACCAGAACTCCAAGTAAAATGAAATATGCTCTAACTTATACAAGGCCTTGTCTAAACTTTCATTTTCGCATATACGAAGCAACAAATGTATGAAAATACTTACCGAAACATATATGGCTTTCCTTTGTCGATTGGTGCATGCTTATCGAAGCTAGTAATGGAATGGATGCATTTAGCAAAGTAGCAAGAAGGAAACACTGATAGGAAAACTGTGGATTTTGTTCTTTAAATTTGTCTACAACTACTAGAAGAAGTACATAAGAGGAGCCAAGAGAGAGGAGTAAGAaagtgaaagaaagaaaagagctAATCCAAAaataccgaaaaaaatatgaagaaaagaagaagaagaagaagaaaatgacaaAGAAAATTGGGGGGGAGAATTGGTAAAAATTCGCACAACCTTCAACCCAAAAACATGATCCACTTTCTCCTCACATCACTACAACATTGAATTGAGCCCTCAAAAATTCTCTTAGGCGTGACAAACCTAAGTGGGGTGCATTATCATTATGATCCCCTTCCCCTTTCTCACTACTTCCCCCTTCCCCCACATCATCTCACTCGCCATCTTTTCCATCACTTTCTTTCTACTCAAGTCAACCCCCAACTTTTCATTTCATCAACTTTCTACCTCccaagaaataaaaatattccaTAACCACCCCCCcatattgattaatttttactCACAAGCTATTAATTAACCAATATTTTTTGACATTGACCCCCTCCTAATCCTTTCTACTAATGAAACCCTactgctctctctctttgtactcccctccctctcttttttatctctgtcttttttttttttccttttacgCCAATCCACCACGTATCTACCGACGAGATCGAGTAGCCCGTCCCCCGCTATTTACGGCGAGCCGTTGTCATCGTGAATGTCTGGAAGACGACCGTCCCGGCTTCAGGAAACTCGTCCATATTGCAGCTCCGGCGCTTCAGGCCCAGTGGCTCCAGGGCCCTGGCGACCCACGTCCATGAATCGGCGCTGGGGCATGTGATCGACACGGACATGGTCCCCGGGCGGAATATCTGCCCCACCTTCCTCAGAACCCTGATGACGTCATTGAGATCATCGTACACGGAACCGACGCACTCGTAGCTCGCATAGCTGAACCCATCCTCTGGGGTCACATGGATGGTGGAATAGCGATCACCGTCGATGCCATTCATCGAGTATCCACAGGGTTCGAATGCAAAGTCGCAAATGAGGGCTGCGGGGTTGATTTGATCAATGCCCGTGAGAGCAGTCATGGCTCTCCCGGCAGAGTCTCCAGTAAACTTCCCAACCCGCCCGGGGCTCTGGAAGAACTTACGAGCCTGGGCTCGATCAAGCTCCGTCATGCAGACCTCGATGGTGAACAAGTCATCGGGCACGGGCCGGACCGCCATTTCAGCAGTGGCATCACAGGCAGTGAAGACATGCCAAGAATGGGATCCCACTTTTGAGTGCATTATCGAAGCCTTCCTGAAGCAGAGACTGCTGGGCAAGCTCTCTTCCAAGTAGACAACTTCATCCTTGAAGCTCGTGTGGGGGAAGGGCTGTGCTTCGGGGAAGATAAAGCTGCCCCGGGTGTACCGGCACGACCCCAGCGACAGGCCGAGGGTGCGCGCTAGGACGATAAGCGGCCGGACCGACTTGAGCAGCTGGGTGGTGCCGCAGGTCTTGATGATGATCTTGGTAGGGTATATGAATAAGCTCGACTCCGACAGCACGTAGGAGTCGAAGTACTGGTTGCCGACGGCTGACACTATGGTGCACTGGACTGCGTGCAACACGTCCTCGAGCGAGCCGGAGTCAAGCAGCCTGAGGCCGTGGTGGGACAGGGACAGGCCAGAGGCGGGGTCGTCCCCGAAGAAGTGGAGCTCCAGGCGCTTCTCGAAGCCCTCGAAACCCGAAGCAGCCATTGCAGGATTCGGATATGGGTTAGAAGAAGAACTGGCGGTGTATTGTATTGTATTGTATTGTATTGGTTCGAAGCAGTAGAGACTAAGCGGTAAAGACTGATAGCttcagagacagagagagtgAGTGAGCAGAGGGAATACTACTGGTGAGAGACAGAACAGGGATTGCAGAGTACTTATAGGTGGGggaacagagagagagaggagatggagggagggggagagagagagagagagagagaaaggggaagaGGGAGACGGGGGGCATGCGGGTGAGGCAACCAAGAACAATGATTGCGGGCATTATGATACGAATGAAGATGATGTCTGCCTCTCTGTGTGTTGTGTTCCTTTCGTGAAAATCTTGGATGCAGCAGAGGCGGAGCAGAAACAGAGTGCTCTGTTTCTGCTCTCCTGAAACTGAGCAGGAGCAGAGCACGACGATTTTCACATTACACCCACGCGTAAATATTATCCATCCCCCAAGTTTTGTTCTTTCTCGTTTGTCTTGTAATCCCTCCACTCCATTCCACTCATGAgctcaaaagaaaaagaaaagaagaaatcaaaaccTCCATTTGACATTACAAAAGGGGTCAAATTCGAATTCTTGACTCGGATTAGACATAATCGATAATCCTCCGGTCCTTTCAGGGTCCCGACAATAATTAACCGAGATATCGAACAGAGGAACCGAAAGATTTGCTGGCAAGTTTTGGCATAAAGGGCATACTTTAACGTTTAGTTTTGTTTGAGAGTAA
The sequence above is drawn from the Punica granatum isolate Tunisia-2019 chromosome 5, ASM765513v2, whole genome shotgun sequence genome and encodes:
- the LOC116206817 gene encoding S-adenosylmethionine decarboxylase proenzyme 4; translation: MAASGFEGFEKRLELHFFGDDPASGLSLSHHGLRLLDSGSLEDVLHAVQCTIVSAVGNQYFDSYVLSESSLFIYPTKIIIKTCGTTQLLKSVRPLIVLARTLGLSLGSCRYTRGSFIFPEAQPFPHTSFKDEVVYLEESLPSSLCFRKASIMHSKVGSHSWHVFTACDATAEMAVRPVPDDLFTIEVCMTELDRAQARKFFQSPGRVGKFTGDSAGRAMTALTGIDQINPAALICDFAFEPCGYSMNGIDGDRYSTIHVTPEDGFSYASYECVGSVYDDLNDVIRVLRKVGQIFRPGTMSVSITCPSADSWTWVARALEPLGLKRRSCNMDEFPEAGTVVFQTFTMTTARRK